The DNA sequence GTGGCCCTTACCTGGTTATGCAGCTCCTTATTCAAGAATTCCTGCAAGAAGTGATGATCCTTCAAGTTGGCCAACTAAGTGGCCAGATAGAACTTCTGATTGGAATGGTCTATGGAATGGTTTCTTTGGTAAGGGAGTAAAAAATGCGGATGTGGAAACATATTTTGTATTTGATGATAATGAAGATAGAGAATATTTGATTAAAAATAATTTCAAACCTGATGCTGACGATCCTACACGTGGTGGACTTGGTATGCAGGTTAAAGCTCGTGGCTTTCAATGGTCTCAAGTCTTAGCCGAAGATGTTATTTTCTGGTATTATGAAATTACAAATATGAGTACAACTGATTATGAAAAAACATTATTTGCACAATATATTGATTGGGGAATTGGTGGTCACGATAACTCTTCAAACAATGCAGGAGATTATGATGATTTACTTGATATCTCATATGCATGGTCGACTGTTCCAACTGGAAGTCCTGGCAATTGGAGTCCAGTTGGTTTAGCAGGTTATGCATTTCTTGAAAGTCCAGGAATTTCAGATGATCGAAAAGATAATGACCAGGATGGACTTACTGACGAAAATAGAAATAATTTAGCTCATAGATTTATTAATACTCCCTTTGAAGATCCATATTTATTAAATCCTGCAAGAGATACAGTTAATTTCAAAACCTTTTATGGTCACTCATGGAAACCTCACTGGGATGCTGATGAAAATGGAAACTGGCGTTCCTTTACAGATATAAATTCTAATGGCAAATGGGATAAAGATGAACCTTTGAATGATGATGTAGGAACCGATGGTATCGGTCCATTTGACGAAGGTTATACAGGTCCAGATCCAGATGGAACAGAAGGAAATGGAAAACCAGATCAGGGTGAACCTAATTTTGGAATTCTTGATAAAGATGAATCAGATCAACTTGGTTTAACTGGATTTGCTATTTTCCCGGTTCATCGTTATGAATTAAATAGAGATGAAGAAAACTGGCAGGTTCTTTCTGCATTACCTGCTCCACATGGTCAATCTTTGGTTGGTGTTAATCTTGCAAATTATTTCTCGAGTTATCTCTTCCACCTCTGGGGTAGAAATAAATATTCTCAAATATCAGGAACAATAAAAGAAACTGGTGAGACAGAAAGATTTTCTATGTCTTTAATTTTTGGTATTGATAAAGATGATTTGTTTAGAAGGAAAAAAACAGTTCAACAAATTTATAATGCAAACTATCGCTTTGCTAAACCACCAGAAAAACCAATTGTAAAAGCAATTCCTGGTAATAATAAAGTAACTTTATACTGGGACGACCGTGCCGAAAAAACTTTTGATGCTTTTTATCAGAAATATAACTTTGAAGGTTATCGTATCTATCGTTCCACTGAACCAAATTTCCTGGAAAATAAAATTATAACTGATGCTTACGGAAAACCAACTTTTAGAAAACCAATTGCACAATTTGATTTAGTTGATGGTGTTAAAGGATTACATCCAATTGATGTAAATGGAGCTTTGTTTTATTTAGGAAATGATTCTGGTTTACGTCATTCATTTATAGATACAACAGTTCAAAATGGTCAGACTTATTATTATGCAGTTGCTGCTTATGATCAGGGATTCACTACTACAACTGTAGAAGGTAAGTTTGAAGGTATTCCTCCATCGGAAACAACAACAATTCTAAAGAAAGATATTAATGGAAATATAATTACAGATGTTAACACTGCTGTCGTAACTCCAAGAGCACCAGCAGCAGGTTATATTCCTCCTGACATAAAAAACTTTTATGCAAGTGGACCTGGAACAGGAACAGTATCGGTTGAGATTCTGGATCCAGATTCAATTAAAGACAATCATACTTATCGAATTGAATTTATTGAAAATTCTATTTTTAATAATGAATCAAAACCAAAATTTCAAATCGTTGATTATACTTCCGGGGATACATTAATTAAACCAACGTTAATGGATAAAAATGTTTTTACATCAAAAGTTATTCATGGATTTTCTTTGACTATTAATAATGATGACAATGTTCAAATTGATTTTGAAAAAAGCGGATGGAAAAAAGGAAAAAGTAATTACATTGTTCAACTTGGTTTCGATCCTCGTTTTGCACCAGCTTATAATACAAAACGAGTAGATTATCCAGCAGATTTTGAAATTGAACTTACTGAACCTGGTAAAGGGGATCTCTCTTTCCCACAATCAACATTTAGTAAACCTATTCAATCAAATATTATTGTGCGAAATGTTACTGAAAATAAAAAATATCAATTCATTTTTAGAGATGTAAATCAGAATGAAATATTTGATGACGGAGATGCTATATTTATTGTACTTGGTGATTCAGCAGGAAAACCTGCTACATCATTTTCTAATTTGAGAGTAACCTGGTCAGTAACATTAATGAAAGATACAACAATTGCTCAAGAAAATCAGAGACCACCTGAGTTTGGTGATGTTTATAAATTAGTTACTAAAAAACCATTTAGAAAAGGAGAATATTTTGAGTTCACAACAAAAGCTCCTCAATTTGATCAAGCTAAAGCTAAAAATGATTTAGATAAAATTGCTGTTGTTCCTAATCCTTACGTTGGTGCTGCATCTTGGGAACCAGCTACTGTTGAAGTAGGAAGAGGAGAACGACTTATTTATTTTATAAATCTTCCAAGACAATGCACTATAAGAATTTATACTATAAGTGGAAAACATGTTAAAACTATTGAACATAATAGCAGTATTGATAATGGTCAAGAAGCATGGAATTTGATTTCTAAAGATGGAATGGAAATATCATATGGAGTTTATGTTTATCATGTAGATGCACCAGGGATTGGAGAAAAAATAGACAAATTCGCAGTGATTAAATAGTGAATGGAGATTGATATGAATCTAAATAAATTATTAACAATAATTTTTTTACTTACAATTAATAATTATATCTATTCACAAAAAGTTTCAAAAAGTGGAACAACTTCAGCTTCATTTCTTGAAATCCCTGTAGGAGCATATGCAATTGGAATGGGAGGAGCGTATGTAAGTATAGCAAAAGATGCCTCAGCTTTATTCTGGAATCCTGCAGGTATAAGCTCACATGAAAATTATGAAGCAATATTGAATCATACTAACTGGATTGCTAATACCAGTTTTGATTTTGCTGGAATTGTAATTCCACTTGGTGTCATTGGAAATGTAGGCTTTAGTTTTACTTCACTCTCGATGGATGATATGAAAGTACGAACCGTTGAACAACCTGAAGGAACAGGTGAATATTTTAGTGCAGGTGATATTTCAGTTGGATTATCTTATGCACGAAATTTAACTGATCGTTTTTCAATTGGATTTACTGCAAAATATATTCAACAAAAAATTTGGCATATGTCAGCTTATGCTTTTGCAGTCGATGTTGGTACAAAATTCAAAACAGATCTTTTTGGTGGAATGATTATTGGTGCATCAATCTATAATTTTGGTACTTCAATGCAAATGGCAGGAAGAGATGCACGTTACTTTATAAGAGTTGATCCAAATAAACAGGGCTCTAACGACCAAATACCTACTAATATCGAAATGAATTCATGGGATTTACCTTTATCTATTCAAATTGGTGTTTCAACTAATTTAATTCATAATGAAGATTACAGATTGACAGTTGCTGCCGATGCTATTCATCCTAATAACGACTATGAAAGCATGAACTTTGGTTTTGAAACGGCATTTAAAGAATTTCTTTTTTTAAGAGGTGGTTATCAATCAGCTTTTAATAAATATTCAGAAGGTGGATTATCTTTGGGATTCGGGATAAATTCAAAATTAATATTATCAAATGCATTATTTAGATTTGATTACGCATATAGAGATTTCGGCAGGTTAGAGAATATCCATTCTTTTTCAATTAGTTTAGTGTTTTAAATGTTCAATAAAATATTAACAAGAATAAATATCATTTTGGTCAATCAGTTTAAAATGTTTCTGATTATTTTTTGTTACACGATGCTATTCACTTCAAATTCTTATTCTCAGAGTGAATATTTACAGGATTCTATTGTAGCTAAAGTAGGTAATATTAATATCACAATTGATGAGTTCGTAAATTGTTATGAATTTGGACCATCATTTTATAAACGAAATAAAGATTCGAAAAAAGTTTTTCTTGATTATCTTATAAACGAAAAGCTACTTGCTATAGATGGTTATAATAGAAAGCTCGATACATTACCAGAGATAAAAAATATAATTCATGAATTTGAAAGTGATTTAGCTACCGAAGAAATGTTCAAACAGGAAATTCAGAAAAACATTTCTTATACAAAAGAAGAAATTGATACCATTGCAAAACAAAAATTAATTGAATTAGAATTAAAGTGGATTTACTCTCCAAATGAAAATGAGATTAGAAAAATTTATGATTCACTTAAAGCAGGAATCGATTTTGATACTTTATTTTACAGGCAATTTAATGATACAATCTATTACGAAGATAGATACCTGAAATCAAATAGATATGTTTTAGGATTGAAAAATTATGAACTCTCAAAAATTGTCGATACTTTAAAAGTAAATACCTTTTCACAACCAATTAAAGCATACGATGGCTGGTACATATTAAAATTAATTAACATTAATTATCCTTTGATTGTAAGTGAGACCGAACAAAATAGAATTATGAAAGAAGCTGAAACTGCTATTATAAAAAAGAAAATGGATAAACTTTCTGATGCTTATGTTCATTCTTTAATGCTAAGTGCTAAACCAGTAATTAAAAGGAAAGCATTCCAGATTTTAAGATCATATCTTGCACAATATGATTTAAGTAAAGAAGTTTATGAAAAGTGGCAATTCTCTCAAATCTTAAAAGATGCATTACATTCATATAACTTATCAGATTTGAATAATATTAATAATATTTCTCTTGTTGAAATGAATAATGGGAATATAACATTAGAAGATTTTCTTAATTGGTTTCGTGCAAGAAGTCAATATATAAAATTAGATAAACGCAGTTTTGCAAATTATTCACGTTCGCTTGAAAATATTATCTGGCTTATGGTTCGTGATAAATTGTTAACTGAACAGGCAAAAGCAAAAGGTTATTTTGAATATGAAAATGTCAAGAAGCAAATTAAATGGTGGAAAGATAAGATACTATATAGTGCTGTAAAAGATGAATTGATAAATTCTATTCATATTGAAGATAAGGAACTGAATTTGTCAAATACAAATACAAGTAAACAATCTTATAATGAACTTATTGAAGCTGAATTAACAAAAAAAATGTTTTACAAATTAAATGAACTAAAGAAAAAGTATTCAGTAACAATTAATGAAAAAGTATTAAAAACAATTAACGTAAGCGAAGAGAACAATATTAAAGCAATTGATTTTTATGTGGTTAAAAGAGGTAACCTGATACCACGAACACCATATCCTGCTATTGATAACTATTGGAAAAGCTGGCAATGAGAAAAGTTATTTATCTATTTCTTATTCTGTTATTTATTTCATGCAGTAAAAATAATAGAGAATTCAAAAATGAAATTATTTACTGGTCATCGAACAATACTGAAGAAATAGAATTTGCAAGGTATATTGTAGATAAATGGAATAAAGAGAATAGTGAATTTAAAGTTAAATTTCAGCCAGTACCAGAAGGACAATCAAGTGAAGAAGTTATTTTAGCAGCAATTGTTGGAAAAACTACACCAGATATTTATTCGAACATGTGGGAAGGTGATGTTGAAAATTATGCAAAAGCTGGAATTCTTGTTGCTTTAGATACTCTAAAAGGATTTATGGAATTTCTATATGAACGATGTGATAGTTCGGTTATAGAAGAAGTTAGATCTTCTGATGGGCATATTTATCAGATACCATGGAAAATAAATCCAATTATGATGATTTATAATGAAAATATTATTAAATCTCTTTCACAAAAAAGTCCACCAAAAACTTATTCGGAGTTTTTTAAGGCAGCAGAAGAATTTAAGAAAGATACAGATGGAGATGGTTATATCGATCGCTGGTTTGGTTATACTGAAACAATTGTTACATGGTGGCAGAGACTTTTTGATTTTTATCCACTTTATCTTGCCGCAACAAACGGTGGTTCGTTAGTAAAAAACAATAAAGCAGCATTCAATAACCAGGCTGCAATAAATGTTTTTAAATTTTTACAAAAACTTTATAAAAATAATTATTTCCCTAAAGAAAGATTATCATCTCGTCAGGATGTTTTCTTAGATGGAATAATTGCTACTCGATTTACTGGACCGTGGGAAATTTCTCACGCAGAAAAATATAAACCAAAATCTTTTCAATATAATTTCAGTACAATGCCAGTTCCAGATAATCATAATGGTCCTGTCTATACGTATGGAGATCCAAAAAATATTGTAATTTTCAAAACCTGTCCCAATCCAAATTTTGCCTGGAAGTTTTTAAAATATTTTCTTAGTGAAGAGAATGACTTAAAATTTCTTGAAATGACAAATCAACTTCCACGCAGAAAGAATATTGATAGTAATCCATTATTCAGAGAATTTTTTTTGAAAAATCCTAAAATGAAAATATTTGCAGAACAAGCAAAGTTTGTAAAAGGAACGGATCAGTCACTCTATCTTAAAGAAGTTTTTGATATAATTTCTTCTGAATACGAAGCATGTGTAATTTATGGAATTAAATCACCTGAACAAGCAATAAGTGATGCAGAAAAATCTGTTAATCTTTTATTTCTGAGATAATTATGAAGAAAAAATTTGTACCGTATTTATTTGTTGCACCTTATATAATTCATTTTCTTTTATTTGTTGGATTCCCTGTAGGATTTTCCATTTACCTTACATTTCACGATTGGAATATAATTTCACCTATGGAATTTATTGGTTTAGCAAACTATGAGAGATTGTTCAACGATACACTTTTCTGGAAATCACTTAAGAATACATTAATATTTTTATTGATTCATATACCACTTCAGATAATAGTAGCACTTTTTTTAGCAGAATTATTGACTCAAAAAATTAAACTAAAAAACTTCTTTCGAGCATCTTACTTTATGCCTGTTGTAGTTTCTGGTGTTGTAATAACAATTTTGTGGCAACAATTGTATGGATTTGAAAGTGGTTTATTAAATAGACTATTAACATATATAGGAATAAAAAAAATTGGATGGTTAACAGATCCCAATTGGGCAATGCCTTCTATTGCGATTATGGCTACATGGAAAAATGTTGGATTATATATTGTGCTGTTTTTAGTTGGACTTCAAACAATTCCACAACAATATTATGAAGCAGCTGAACTTGAAGGAGCTACTCATCTTCAAAAATTTTTTAAGATTA is a window from the Rosettibacter firmus genome containing:
- a CDS encoding extracellular solute-binding protein → MRKVIYLFLILLFISCSKNNREFKNEIIYWSSNNTEEIEFARYIVDKWNKENSEFKVKFQPVPEGQSSEEVILAAIVGKTTPDIYSNMWEGDVENYAKAGILVALDTLKGFMEFLYERCDSSVIEEVRSSDGHIYQIPWKINPIMMIYNENIIKSLSQKSPPKTYSEFFKAAEEFKKDTDGDGYIDRWFGYTETIVTWWQRLFDFYPLYLAATNGGSLVKNNKAAFNNQAAINVFKFLQKLYKNNYFPKERLSSRQDVFLDGIIATRFTGPWEISHAEKYKPKSFQYNFSTMPVPDNHNGPVYTYGDPKNIVIFKTCPNPNFAWKFLKYFLSEENDLKFLEMTNQLPRRKNIDSNPLFREFFLKNPKMKIFAEQAKFVKGTDQSLYLKEVFDIISSEYEACVIYGIKSPEQAISDAEKSVNLLFLR
- a CDS encoding carbohydrate ABC transporter permease translates to MKKKFVPYLFVAPYIIHFLLFVGFPVGFSIYLTFHDWNIISPMEFIGLANYERLFNDTLFWKSLKNTLIFLLIHIPLQIIVALFLAELLTQKIKLKNFFRASYFMPVVVSGVVITILWQQLYGFESGLLNRLLTYIGIKKIGWLTDPNWAMPSIAIMATWKNVGLYIVLFLVGLQTIPQQYYEAAELEGATHLQKFFKITLPMINPTIFMVVILSTIGGFSLFIEPYVMTGGGPLNSTLSAVLYIYKQGFFYYHMGYAATLGFFFAFIILLVVFIQKKFVEREY
- a CDS encoding peptidylprolyl isomerase, with protein sequence MLFTSNSYSQSEYLQDSIVAKVGNINITIDEFVNCYEFGPSFYKRNKDSKKVFLDYLINEKLLAIDGYNRKLDTLPEIKNIIHEFESDLATEEMFKQEIQKNISYTKEEIDTIAKQKLIELELKWIYSPNENEIRKIYDSLKAGIDFDTLFYRQFNDTIYYEDRYLKSNRYVLGLKNYELSKIVDTLKVNTFSQPIKAYDGWYILKLININYPLIVSETEQNRIMKEAETAIIKKKMDKLSDAYVHSLMLSAKPVIKRKAFQILRSYLAQYDLSKEVYEKWQFSQILKDALHSYNLSDLNNINNISLVEMNNGNITLEDFLNWFRARSQYIKLDKRSFANYSRSLENIIWLMVRDKLLTEQAKAKGYFEYENVKKQIKWWKDKILYSAVKDELINSIHIEDKELNLSNTNTSKQSYNELIEAELTKKMFYKLNELKKKYSVTINEKVLKTINVSEENNIKAIDFYVVKRGNLIPRTPYPAIDNYWKSWQ
- a CDS encoding PorV/PorQ family protein, producing the protein MNLNKLLTIIFLLTINNYIYSQKVSKSGTTSASFLEIPVGAYAIGMGGAYVSIAKDASALFWNPAGISSHENYEAILNHTNWIANTSFDFAGIVIPLGVIGNVGFSFTSLSMDDMKVRTVEQPEGTGEYFSAGDISVGLSYARNLTDRFSIGFTAKYIQQKIWHMSAYAFAVDVGTKFKTDLFGGMIIGASIYNFGTSMQMAGRDARYFIRVDPNKQGSNDQIPTNIEMNSWDLPLSIQIGVSTNLIHNEDYRLTVAADAIHPNNDYESMNFGFETAFKEFLFLRGGYQSAFNKYSEGGLSLGFGINSKLILSNALFRFDYAYRDFGRLENIHSFSISLVF